A genomic region of Rhodospirillales bacterium contains the following coding sequences:
- a CDS encoding MFS transporter: MNAVQTIKNYHGQFVDAHPVRRNVMLLNTFAVLRNAVFVLPIIVPYYNHIGLTFQQFLIGEAVFATVMVLMEVPSGWIADIWRRKHTIALGVIIDAFALYLLMIADSFWMTVLAQGVMGLGLSLCTGTVSALLYDSLAEYRMQGTFRRLEGLRHGLGMYAVGGASLVGGFLYQIDPHLPFIFDIASCLLAVLCALLVIEPRRIKEEIRGNALIDMAKTLKYALHGHKEVACIILFMAILFGATNVGMWTQQPYYIALGLSEAWFGVFTAIGFALSGMAGHFGHVLERKTKNGRILPLIWLTVASCYLISGIALGYHAIALLFCSSISYGLTFPIIQDAINRRVASARRATIISTANLSARMIFIPLSFIVGGIADNYGITYALLILGGFLVLGGGFAVGCLKKHNIS, from the coding sequence ATGAACGCCGTACAAACGATAAAAAATTATCATGGCCAATTCGTCGACGCCCACCCGGTCCGGCGCAATGTCATGCTGCTCAATACTTTTGCAGTATTGCGTAACGCGGTGTTCGTACTGCCGATCATCGTGCCGTACTACAATCATATTGGACTGACGTTCCAGCAATTCCTGATCGGGGAAGCCGTCTTTGCCACCGTCATGGTCTTGATGGAGGTTCCCTCGGGCTGGATCGCCGATATCTGGCGCCGCAAGCACACGATTGCGCTGGGCGTAATTATCGACGCCTTTGCCTTATATTTGCTGATGATCGCCGACAGTTTCTGGATGACAGTTCTGGCACAGGGCGTGATGGGGCTGGGCCTGAGCCTGTGTACCGGTACGGTTTCGGCCTTGCTCTATGACTCGCTGGCGGAATACCGTATGCAGGGCACGTTCCGCAGGCTGGAAGGCCTGCGGCACGGGCTGGGCATGTACGCGGTCGGCGGCGCTTCGCTGGTCGGCGGTTTCCTGTATCAGATCGATCCGCATCTGCCGTTTATCTTTGATATCGCCAGTTGCCTGCTGGCTGTTCTCTGCGCCTTGCTGGTCATCGAACCACGCCGGATCAAGGAGGAAATCCGGGGCAACGCTCTGATTGACATGGCAAAAACGCTGAAATACGCGCTTCACGGTCATAAAGAGGTCGCCTGCATTATCCTGTTCATGGCGATCTTGTTTGGCGCGACAAATGTTGGCATGTGGACCCAGCAGCCTTACTACATCGCGCTGGGGCTCAGCGAAGCGTGGTTTGGCGTATTCACAGCCATCGGCTTTGCCCTGAGCGGCATGGCCGGACATTTCGGCCATGTTCTGGAACGCAAAACCAAAAACGGTAGAATTCTGCCGTTGATCTGGCTAACGGTTGCATCCTGTTATCTGATAAGCGGTATAGCGTTGGGCTATCATGCGATTGCCTTGCTGTTCTGCTCGTCGATTTCGTACGGGTTAACGTTCCCGATCATTCAGGACGCCATCAACCGTCGTGTCGCCAGCGCCCGGCGCGCAACAATCATCTCGACCGCCAATTTGTCGGCCCGGATGATTTTTATCCCGCTGAGCTTCATTGTCGGCGGCATAGCCGATAACTATGGCATAACCTACGCCTTGCTGATTTTAGGTGGGTTTTTAGTACTCGGCGGCGGATTTGCCGTCGGCTGCCTGAAAAAACACAATATCAGCTAG
- a CDS encoding YbaB/EbfC family nucleoid-associated protein, translating to MNLQQMMKQAKVMQERMEQMQAELAQQEVTGSSGGGMVNVTMTCKGEVRKIDISPDVINPADKETLEDLIMAAMNTARANADSRLGEETQKMMSELGLPAGMDLPF from the coding sequence ATGAACCTACAGCAGATGATGAAACAGGCCAAAGTCATGCAGGAGCGCATGGAGCAAATGCAGGCAGAGCTGGCGCAGCAGGAAGTAACGGGCAGTTCTGGCGGCGGTATGGTTAATGTGACGATGACCTGCAAGGGCGAAGTCCGCAAGATTGATATTTCCCCGGATGTTATTAACCCGGCGGATAAGGAAACGCTGGAAGATCTGATTATGGCGGCGATGAATACGGCCCGCGCCAATGCAGATTCCCGTCTGGGTGAAGAGACCCAAAAAATGATGAGTGAGCTGGGGTTGCCGGCGGGTATGGATTTGCCGTTTTAG
- a CDS encoding GNAT family N-acetyltransferase produces the protein MTAAINFENPILIDLPLPIITPRLMIRPVMPGDGAARAQAVKETFDQLHKTMIWATKIPTIEECEQRAREMYAKFIRREDLEMSGFERSGNRLAIMTGLVRNDWHRREFEIGFWVPASMQGKGYATEATNALTRYAFEVLQARRVKITHSADNPRSKAIIEKLGFSHEGVLTNAHIVADGTMCDTHIYARTNTENLPDLSVRWGEEKL, from the coding sequence ATGACCGCCGCTATAAACTTTGAAAACCCGATCCTGATTGATCTGCCCCTGCCGATCATAACGCCGCGGCTTATGATCCGGCCCGTGATGCCGGGTGACGGCGCCGCGCGCGCACAAGCGGTAAAGGAGACCTTTGACCAGCTCCACAAAACCATGATCTGGGCCACCAAAATCCCGACGATCGAAGAATGCGAGCAACGAGCAAGGGAAATGTATGCAAAATTTATCCGGCGCGAAGATCTGGAAATGAGCGGTTTCGAACGAAGCGGCAATCGCCTTGCAATCATGACAGGTCTCGTCCGCAATGACTGGCATCGCCGTGAATTTGAAATCGGGTTCTGGGTGCCTGCCAGCATGCAGGGCAAAGGCTATGCCACCGAGGCAACCAACGCCCTGACCCGTTATGCGTTTGAAGTCTTGCAGGCTCGGCGAGTCAAAATAACCCATAGCGCCGACAACCCGCGCTCAAAAGCCATAATAGAAAAACTCGGCTTTAGCCACGAAGGCGTACTGACCAATGCCCACATAGTTGCCGATGGCACCATGTGCGATACACACATTTATGCCCGTACGAACACAGAAAACCTGCCGGATTTGAGCGTCCGATGGGGTGAGGAGAAACTATGA
- a CDS encoding exodeoxyribonuclease III, with translation MRILTWNINSVRLRIDLLKRVIKECDPDVICLQETKTPDEHFPLMDVVGAGYPHTHIHGMKSYNGVAILSKIPFDTTEIYHRVGKEDCRHVAVKLDVGSFSKPLEIHCLYIPAGGDEPDPAINDKFAHKLGFVDEMTGWFKANYKPDDPLVVLGDFNIAPLEHDVWSHKQLLKVVSHTPIEVEKLAKMQKSLAWHDAIRHFVPEEEKSYSWWSYRNRDWKKSSRGRRLDHIWVTGPLVSYLKSHDILTEARDWDKPSDHVPVMIDLDVF, from the coding sequence TTGCGAATTTTAACATGGAATATCAATTCGGTGCGGTTGCGGATTGATTTACTGAAGAGGGTTATAAAGGAATGCGACCCCGATGTTATTTGTTTACAGGAAACCAAAACTCCGGATGAACATTTTCCGTTGATGGATGTTGTGGGGGCTGGGTATCCGCATACGCATATTCATGGCATGAAAAGTTATAACGGGGTGGCGATTCTTTCCAAGATCCCCTTTGATACGACCGAGATTTATCACCGGGTGGGTAAGGAAGATTGCCGCCACGTGGCCGTTAAGCTGGATGTTGGATCGTTTTCAAAGCCTTTGGAAATCCACTGTCTTTATATTCCGGCCGGCGGGGATGAACCCGATCCGGCGATCAACGACAAGTTTGCGCACAAACTTGGCTTTGTCGACGAAATGACGGGCTGGTTTAAGGCGAATTACAAGCCCGATGATCCGCTGGTGGTGCTGGGGGATTTCAATATTGCGCCGCTGGAGCATGATGTCTGGTCGCACAAGCAGCTTTTGAAAGTGGTTTCCCATACGCCGATTGAGGTTGAAAAACTTGCGAAGATGCAAAAATCTTTGGCGTGGCATGATGCGATCCGCCATTTCGTGCCGGAGGAAGAAAAAAGCTATAGCTGGTGGTCATATCGTAATCGTGACTGGAAAAAGTCGAGCCGGGGACGGCGACTGGACCATATCTGGGTGACCGGGCCTCTGGTTTCTTACCTTAAAAGCCATGACATTTTGACCGAAGCGCGGGACTGGGATAAGCCTTCCGATCATGTGCCGGTGATGATTGATCTGGATGTTTTTTAA
- a CDS encoding GNAT family N-acetyltransferase, with protein sequence MKKENISIRALGEGDWQIFRDLRLKALQTDSAVFSSTYEQEKDNDENDWKSWFAEGKRVFGLFDGKRMIGLTGVFTRREDQSGRTGIMAASYIEKEYRGYGLSRLLYEARLDWARQYRQWDRLVISHRKSNEVSRRANQAFGFKYTGSALKNWPDGKQEEEMKYELDLNELRKGESHDRRYKL encoded by the coding sequence ATGAAAAAAGAAAACATATCCATCCGCGCCTTGGGCGAAGGTGACTGGCAAATATTCCGCGATTTGCGGCTGAAAGCCCTGCAAACCGATAGCGCTGTGTTTTCCAGCACCTATGAACAGGAAAAAGACAATGACGAGAACGACTGGAAATCATGGTTTGCGGAAGGAAAGCGCGTCTTTGGCCTGTTTGATGGTAAGCGCATGATCGGTTTGACCGGAGTTTTTACCCGGCGCGAAGATCAATCCGGCCGCACGGGCATTATGGCCGCCAGCTACATCGAAAAAGAATATCGCGGCTATGGCCTGTCTCGCCTCCTGTACGAAGCAAGACTGGATTGGGCTCGGCAATATCGGCAATGGGACAGGCTGGTTATTTCCCACCGCAAAAGCAACGAGGTTTCCCGCCGCGCCAACCAGGCTTTCGGATTCAAATATACCGGATCCGCCCTGAAAAACTGGCCGGACGGAAAACAGGAAGAAGAAATGAAATATGAGCTGGATTTAAACGAACTGAGAAAAGGAGAATCTCATGACCGCCGCTATAAACTTTGA
- a CDS encoding GNAT family N-acetyltransferase, whose product MNKRRWHIRKAEHKDAGALLDLARELAAHHGDRAMADQQRLERLLDEKQKLCTVLVIEDETGNLLGFSAGHRTVEFQHGRQGFEIQNFMMRFQNRRRGHGRKLMKATAAEAVHQGAEKIKLGVMKDNWTARAFYMRLGFTEKNAGETGVRCTLEGKALQALLNDDEDVRYTGYSHQGTAYTGALIAVAYYKQETKR is encoded by the coding sequence ATGAACAAACGACGATGGCATATACGAAAGGCCGAACATAAAGACGCAGGAGCATTACTGGACCTGGCGCGGGAACTTGCCGCTCATCATGGCGACCGGGCCATGGCGGATCAACAACGTCTGGAAAGACTACTGGATGAAAAGCAGAAACTTTGCACCGTACTGGTCATAGAAGACGAGACGGGAAACCTGCTGGGTTTTTCCGCGGGCCACCGGACAGTTGAATTCCAGCATGGCCGCCAAGGGTTTGAAATCCAGAATTTTATGATGCGCTTCCAGAACCGCCGCCGCGGCCACGGACGAAAGCTGATGAAAGCTACCGCCGCCGAAGCCGTGCATCAGGGTGCTGAAAAAATCAAGCTGGGCGTCATGAAAGACAACTGGACGGCGCGCGCTTTTTACATGCGCCTCGGCTTTACCGAGAAAAACGCCGGGGAAACAGGCGTGCGCTGCACGCTGGAAGGCAAGGCTCTGCAAGCCCTGCTGAACGATGACGAAGATGTCCGATATACGGGCTATAGCCACCAGGGCACCGCCTATACCGGTGCCTTGATCGCTGTGGCTTATTACAAACAGGAAACAAAACGATGA
- a CDS encoding arsenic efflux protein yields MNEITPKSGLSRYIDRREWKAALWFLLLIVSFAAPEATRNAVQGALSDAYIQVSSFVGMTLIIFYYLEHYLRLDVAHALKRHERWQVPLAALVGALPGCGGAIIVITQYVLGRIGFGSMVAVLTATMGDAAFLLLARAPGTALLVMAVSVVAGTATGLIVEKIHGRNFLRTKLQDFPDFRIRCGALVNYKAVTLRSWYGLLVPGIVLGGGAAFQVNTDLWFGPLAGLAPTHWIGFIGGLYCLWIWVMLPDKGFSIVNLAAHPACRTFVKNRNRIIFETSFVTTWVIVAFMAFELTMLWSGLDLAKMFDTASAFVPLLGVLVGFIPGCGPQIIVTTLYLGGLIPFSAQIGNAISNDGDALFPAIALAPKTAVLATLYTAIPALILAYALYFAGY; encoded by the coding sequence GTGAACGAAATAACGCCAAAGTCCGGTTTAAGCCGCTATATCGATCGTCGGGAATGGAAGGCGGCGTTATGGTTTTTGTTGCTGATCGTTTCTTTTGCGGCGCCCGAGGCCACCCGAAACGCGGTACAGGGCGCTCTGTCGGATGCCTATATCCAGGTCAGTTCTTTTGTCGGGATGACCCTGATTATTTTCTATTATCTCGAACATTATTTACGGCTGGACGTGGCGCATGCCTTGAAACGCCATGAGCGTTGGCAGGTGCCGCTTGCCGCGCTGGTAGGTGCGTTGCCGGGGTGTGGCGGGGCGATTATCGTGATTACCCAGTATGTGCTGGGGCGGATCGGGTTTGGCTCTATGGTTGCGGTTTTGACCGCGACGATGGGCGATGCTGCTTTTTTGTTACTGGCGCGTGCGCCGGGCACGGCATTGCTGGTGATGGCGGTAAGCGTTGTGGCCGGTACGGCCACCGGATTAATCGTTGAGAAAATTCATGGGCGGAATTTCCTGCGAACGAAATTACAAGATTTTCCGGATTTCCGTATTCGTTGCGGTGCGCTGGTTAATTATAAAGCCGTAACCTTGAGGAGCTGGTACGGGCTGCTGGTCCCCGGCATTGTTCTGGGGGGTGGCGCCGCGTTTCAGGTGAATACGGATTTATGGTTTGGGCCTCTGGCGGGGCTGGCGCCGACACACTGGATAGGGTTTATCGGCGGCCTTTATTGTTTGTGGATATGGGTGATGTTGCCGGATAAAGGGTTTTCGATTGTTAATCTGGCGGCGCATCCGGCGTGCCGTACGTTTGTAAAAAATCGCAACCGGATTATCTTTGAAACCAGCTTTGTGACGACGTGGGTGATTGTGGCCTTTATGGCCTTTGAATTGACGATGCTATGGAGCGGGCTGGATCTGGCGAAAATGTTCGATACGGCTTCTGCCTTTGTACCGTTGCTGGGGGTTTTAGTGGGTTTTATTCCCGGTTGTGGGCCGCAGATTATTGTCACAACGCTTTATCTGGGCGGATTGATCCCGTTTTCCGCCCAGATTGGCAATGCCATCAGTAATGACGGGGATGCCCTGTTCCCGGCGATTGCTCTGGCCCCGAAAACGGCGGTTCTTGCAACGCTTTATACGGCGATTCCGGCCCTGATTTTGGCGTATGCCCTGTATTTTGCCGGTTATTGA
- a CDS encoding ceramidase domain-containing protein yields the protein MFDFSLPYHSYCEIASGPIAEPFNALSCLAFWIAAIAIWLQRDDESSDFHQVAAVVLFVLGVSGMMWHGTLDRLAFGFDIIAIYMLMALVVTMLCNNILKWPLWASLITVTALIFFSAWLRDSAVPWLPQQGGAFLPALLFLSLVALAIQPRYEQATVYLLAGAYALFFGLAFRSVDLYLCLQLPIGTHFLWHIFVAIFVIYVTKALAATKVHKSVLPSIADTAS from the coding sequence ATGTTTGATTTTTCGCTGCCCTATCACTCTTACTGTGAAATTGCATCCGGTCCGATTGCCGAACCGTTTAATGCCCTGAGTTGTCTGGCCTTCTGGATTGCCGCCATCGCGATCTGGCTTCAGCGCGATGACGAGAGTTCTGACTTTCATCAGGTGGCGGCGGTGGTCCTGTTTGTTCTGGGGGTATCGGGCATGATGTGGCACGGTACGCTGGACCGTCTGGCTTTCGGATTTGATATTATTGCTATTTATATGTTGATGGCTCTGGTTGTTACGATGCTGTGTAACAATATATTGAAATGGCCGCTCTGGGCTTCGCTCATCACCGTGACAGCTTTGATATTTTTTAGCGCCTGGCTGCGCGATTCAGCTGTTCCCTGGTTGCCCCAGCAGGGCGGCGCTTTCTTGCCGGCTTTGTTGTTTCTGTCCTTGGTGGCTTTGGCCATCCAGCCACGTTACGAACAGGCGACCGTTTATTTGCTGGCCGGGGCGTATGCCTTGTTCTTCGGGCTGGCTTTCCGGAGTGTCGATCTTTATTTGTGTTTACAGCTTCCAATCGGGACGCATTTCCTGTGGCATATTTTCGTAGCGATTTTCGTGATTTACGTGACCAAAGCGCTGGCCGCGACCAAGGTGCATAAATCTGTTTTGCCCTCGATCGCGGATACGGCGTCCTAG